From the genome of Coregonus clupeaformis isolate EN_2021a unplaced genomic scaffold, ASM2061545v1 scaf0100, whole genome shotgun sequence, one region includes:
- the LOC123483382 gene encoding ATP-dependent DNA helicase Q5-like, with the protein MPTLTHSLAVDIEHEVFKITKSSNLYKAAVLKRVSEMKKGVAASAGRGGGGGGEGTSCSGESTEIKTESKDEAASSSSSSLTEEQQGFTPASQIYSLKRKRIGAGLRGSSNPFQTASELLRASNCEGSTTGPGPAANRGTGSGGPESLAGSGESASEEERGKRKETKTGDTAPTISSSIRAKASAVSASLNSPTKTGGKTLSKKQQKLVEAAKNPCNITQYFGKKQIEKSQELEIRTNCVISGLFNTTPVTPH; encoded by the exons ATGCCAA CTCTGACACACTCCTTGGCGGTGGATATTGAACATGAGGTCTTCAAGATCACCAAGTCTTCTAACCTGTACAAAGCAGCTGTCCTGAAGAGG GTATCAGAGATGAAGAAGGGAGTGGCTGCCTctgcaggaagaggaggaggaggaggaggagaagggaccaGCTGCTCTGGGGAATCCACAGAGATAAAGACTGAATCCAAAGACGAAGcagcctcctcctcttcctcctccttgacTGAGGAGCAGCAGGGCTTCACGCCTGCCTCACAGATCTACTCA CTAAAGCGGAAGAGAATAGGAGCAGGTCTGAGGGGCTCCTCCAACCCCTTCCAAACTGCCAGTGAGCTGCTGAGGGCTTCTaactgtgagggctccactacaGGGCCAGGTCCAGCGGCCAACAGGGGGACAGGGAGCGGGGGCCCTGAGAGCCTGGCTGGGTCTGGAGAGTCAGccagtgaggaggagaggggtaagaGGAAGGAGACAAAGACTGGAGATACAGCACCAACCATCAGCTCCTCCATCAGAGCTAAAGCCAGTGCAGTCTCTGCCTCCCTGAACAGTCCCACCAAGACAGGAGGCAAGACCCTGAGCAAGAAGCAGCAGAAGCTAGTGGAGGCTGCTAAGAACCCCTGCAACATTACCCAGTACTTTGGGAAGAAACAGATTGAAAAGAGTCAAGAGTTGGAGATAAGAACAAATTGTGTCATCTCAGGCCTTTTCAATACCACCCCCGTCACTCCCCACTAA